From a single Aquarana catesbeiana isolate 2022-GZ linkage group LG09, ASM4218655v1, whole genome shotgun sequence genomic region:
- the CCER2 gene encoding coiled-coil domain-containing glutamate-rich protein 2 has product MGPVKCLLLAAVCIQVSSMPLSTQLSEEEEKVTRCIMEVLAESLSKQGPERVSSGCIRLLREDERLISILRHQHLLKELEDLSHREKSQQHGVQESSEEEEELRKRTNESPVPAPKRDTQSKRGTENEESKEFEKIEKVEVKQKEHGASAEEKAHELLEEEEDKRSPAVKRDDSQGKRSGDVARDAAATKRRDMEKKNIGDESEEDSSEEEHGRGYHENNKGWYHRDHDEWEKRKRGSQRRMAEDPSQEETAQFETEDRRLKYLNSKNHMHGYSHEEKRHIHHPEEGDMDRERKYYGPEEDDIGRERHHHNGRPGNHEQREEEEERELEEIEEREEHRAEERDIKEVEEELRKAAERLQEIHRG; this is encoded by the exons ATGGGTCCTGTGAAATGTTTATTGCTGGCAGCTGTCTGCATTCAAG TTTCCTCCATGCCCTTGTCCACTCAGCTTTCTGAGGAAGAAGAGAAG GTCACAAGATGTATCATGGAGGTCCTAGCCGAGTCGTTGTCTAAACAGGGACCCGAGAGGGTCAGCAGTGGCTGCATCCGACTACTCAGGGAAG ATGAAAGACTAATCTCCATTCTGCGTCATCAACATCTCCTGAAAGAACTGGAGGACCTGAGCCATCGAG AAAAGTCACAGCAGCATGGAGTACAGGAAAGcagtgaagaagaagaagaacttaGAAAGAGAACCAATGAGAGTCCTGTACCTGCTCCTAAAAGAGACACGCAATCAAAAAGGGGAACAGAAAATGAAGAATCAAAAGAGTTTGAAAAGATCGAAAAAGTGGAGGTTAAACAGAAAGAGCATGGTGCATCAGCTGAGGAGAAAGCCCATgagctgctggaggaagaggaggacaaaAGAAGCCCTGCTGTAAAGAGAGATGATAGTCAAGGAAAAAGATCTGGAGATGTGGCCAGGGATGCTGCAGCCACCAAGAGAAGGgacatggagaaaaaaaatattggTGATGAGAGTGAGGAAGATAGCTCAGAGGAGGAGCATGGCAGAGGATACCATGAGAACAACAAAGGGTGGTACCACAGGGACCATGATGAAtgggagaaaagaaaaagaggatcccaaagaagaatggcagaggacCCCAGCCAAGAAGAAACAGCCCAGTTTGAGACTGAAGACAGACGCCTGAAATATTTAAACTCCAAGAATCACATGCATGGGTATTCTCATGAAGAGAAGAGACACATCCACCACCCAGAAGAAGGAGACATGGACAGGGAGAGGAAATACTATGGACCAGAAGAAGATGATATAGGGAGGGAGAGACACCATCACAATGGTAGACCTGGAAATCATGAAcaaagagaagaggaagaagagagggaGCTGGAGGAAATCGAAGAACGAGAGGAGCATAGAGCTGAG GAGCGGGATATCAAAGAGGTGGAAGAAGAGTTGAGGAAGGCAGCAGAACGGTTGCAGGAAATCCACCGAGGCTGA